A part of Drosophila bipectinata strain 14024-0381.07 chromosome 3L, DbipHiC1v2, whole genome shotgun sequence genomic DNA contains:
- the scaf6 gene encoding calcium homeostasis endoplasmic reticulum protein isoform X2 → MDVQPPGDASLRNIIDKLAEFVARNGPEFEAITKQKQQNNPKFEFLYGGEFASYYQFRVAAEQALLKQQNNYMQHPPHMQQHQPPAHYAPPNQQQQHPPENAQDNMQQQQQPPYMWPPNAGQGPPNNPQGNGNPITLNLSSQLDAVNMQQKTLREQIKQSEANLSAQHTALMTQKTKQIEEAIATAQTTQLEQLAQEQGIVLRDFDAVLQPIIESCTKDSISAGKNWILQHSTDSAKINVVLQYLLKKALVNGSTFQQKLHLIYLVNDILHHCMRKNINDLKNSLENVVIPMFCSADLIASHDQRQKLAKLLSLWESKAKFFDACVISKLQSPDSSMQEYKTNLQNTHHEIASKFTQNTKATLDNYQKQHQIFIQHASQQIAQLEQQKQQLEQQLMVAQKSQQPPHMHHQQQIPGGPPQKNIPSLMAQRIAMPGGNHNQMGDPSAQHDQYPGDPRGPNFFIPDMSKPPPGFSGPMNPHHQGPLGHQQHPNQQQQQPQGPFSQGGNNEPPVDLGVLNAAIQAVMQMQHQQQLHPDDPQSQQLQQQQHQQQLPQQQQQQQPPQMQQQHQQMAAYPTNLRPGQPGNVDDAVDLDVLNAAIRAVISNNTGDPGQQHKMEDGHQPDKGDEGGADPVPIGEPQIPTAPYYDLPAGLMVPLIRLEDYNYKALDPADIRLPPPAPQNERLTNALNAFYAAPAHDHPRDNEGWEKLGLYEYYKVKNAARKQKEEEIKSGTREKSRSPSPIVLEKIEPKKPKKRCYRSKSRSRSRSKTPPHRDRSRSRSRSRSRSLERSLTPPPPTPRNRPVGGGGSHRKTTNRSPRNEKDNSNANANSNQENRAERTNNSSNNNGNNTSRRVERDRSPTPPSFLGGGIPKLPEFLDESNKGHQMLKKMGWAGTGTGLGSKSQGIDKPIAGGEVRDRRDMYKGVGINMNDPFESFRKNKGAAFAHRMRARDDKS, encoded by the exons ATGGACGTGCAACCGCCTGGAG ATGCCAGTTTACGCAATATTATTGACAAACTGGCAGAGTTTGTGGCCAGAAATGGACCAGAATTCGAGGCCATTACCAAGCAAAAGCAGCAGAATAACCCAAAGTTTGAATTCCTTTACGGTGGCGAGTTCGCCAGTTACTATCAATTCCGGGTGGCTGCAGAACAAGCAT TGTtgaaacaacaaaacaacTACATGCAACATCCGCCTCACATGCAACAACATCAACCGCCTGCCCATTATGCGCCGCCCaatcaacagcaacagcacccGCCAGAAAATGCACAGGACAacatgcagcagcagcaacaaccgcCATATATGTGGCCACCTAATGCTGGACAAGGACCTCCAAACAACCCGCAAGGCAATGGCAATCCCATCACACTGAACCTATCCTCTCAACTGGATGCCGTCAATATGCAGCAGAAGACGTTGCGGGAACAAATAAAGCAATCCGAAGCGAACCTCTCAGCTCAGCACACG GCCCTGATGACCCAAAAGACGAAGCAGATCGAGGAGGCGATTGCGACAGCTCAGACGACTCAATTGGAGCAGTTGGCCCAGGAGCAGGGCATCGTGCTGAGGGACTTTGACGCCGTGCTGCAGCCTATCATCGAGTCCTGCACCAAGGATAGCATCTCAGCAG GCAAGAACTGGATTTTACAGCATTCAACCGACAGCGCAAAAATCAATGTCGTTTTACAATATCTTTTAAAGAA ggctTTGGTCAATGGTTCCACGTTTCAGCAAAAATTGCATCTTATATATTTAGTTAATGATATCCTCCATCATTG CATGCGCAAGAACATCAATGACTTGAAGAACAGCCTCGAGAATGTGGTCATTCCGATGTTCTGCAGCGCGGATTTGA TTGCCAGCCACGACCAACGCCAAAAGTTAGCCAAGCTGCTGTCTTTATGGGAGTCCAAGGCCAAGTTCTTCGATGCCTGTGTCATTTCAAAGCTGCAATCGCCAGACTCCTCCATGCAAGAGTACAAGACGAATTTACAAAACACTCATCATGAAATAGCATCCAAATTCACCCAAAACACCAAGGCCACTTTGGACAA CTACCAAAAACAacatcaaatatttattcagcATGCCAGCCAACAGATTGCCCAGCTTGAgcaacagaagcagcagcTTGAACAGCAACTAATGGTGGCACAAAAATCCCAGCAGCCGCCGCACatgcaccaccagcagcagatcCCCGGTGGTCCGCCACAGAAGAACATACCCTCGCTGATGGCCCAGCGGATAGCGATGCCAGGTGGCAACCACAACCAGATGGGCGATCCCTCAGCACAACATGACCAGTATCCTGGAG ATCCGCGTGGGCCGAACTTTTTCATTCCGGATATGTCCAAGCCACCGCCAGGCTTCTCGGGTCCCATGAATCCGCACCATCAGGGGCCATTAGGCCACCAGCAGCATCCcaatcagcagcagcagcaaccacaGGGTCCATTTTCTCAGGGAGGTAACAACGAACCTCCCGTGGATCTGGGCGTACTCAATGCCGCCATTCAGGCAGTGATGCAGatgcagcaccagcaacaactCCATCCCGATGACCCACAATCCCAgcagttgcagcagcaacagcatcagcaacagcttccccaacaacaacagcaacagcagccgccgcagatgcagcagcagcatcagcaaatGGCTGCCTATCCAACGAACCTTCGACCTGGTCAACCAGGTAATGTTGATGATGCAGTGGACTTGGATGTTCTAAACGCAGCCATTAGAGCAGTCATATCTAATAACACTGGTGATCCAGGTCAACAACACAAAATGGAAGATGGCCACCAGCCGGACAAGGGAGATGAAGGTGGAGCAGATCCTGTCCCGATTGGAGAGCCACAGATACCTACAGCGCCTTACTACGACTTGCCAGCGGGCCTGATGGTGCCACTTATCCGGCTGGAAGATTACAATTACAAAGCACTAGATCCTGCCGACATAAGACTGCCACCGCCGGCGCCGCAAAATGAGCGCTTGACCAATGCATTGAATGCCTTTTACGCCGCACCCGCCCATGACCATCCTAGGGATAA TGAGGGTTGGGAGAAGTTGGGTCTCTATGAGTACTACAAGGTGAAGAATGCGGCCCGCAAACAAAAGGAGGAGGAAATAAAAAGTGGCACAAGGGAAAAGTCGCGATCCCCCAGCCCCATAGTCCTCGAGAAAATAGAACCCAAAAAGCCCAAGAAGCGATGCTATCG ATCCAAGAGTCGAAGTCGTTCCCGTTCCAAAACACCGCCACATCGCGACCGATCGCGTTCCCGCTCCAGATCGCGGTCTCGTTCTCTGGAACGCTCCTTAACACCTCCACCACCGACGCCACGAAATAGGCCTGTTGGCGGCGGTGGCAGCCATCGGAAAACCACAAACCGATCGCCTCGCAATGAAAAGGATAACAGCAATGCCAACGCCAACAGCAACCAGGAGAATCGTGCCGAGAGAACCAataacagcagcaacaacaatggaaACAATACCTCAAGACGAGTGGAGCGCGACAGATCTCCAACGCCTCCGAgcttttt GGGAGGAGGTATCCCCAAATTACCTGAATTCCTTGATGAGTCCAACAAGGGCCATCAAATGCTCAAAAAAATGGGTTGGGCCGGTACTGGAACTGGACTGGGATCAAAGAGTCAGGGCATTGATAAGCCCATTGCGGGCGGAGAGGTGCGTGATCGTCGCGACATGTACAAG GGCGTGGGCATCAACATGAACGATCCCTTCGAGAGCTTCCGCAAAAACAAGGGCGCTGCATTTGCCCACCGCATGCGGGCAAGGGACGACAAAAGTTAG
- the scaf6 gene encoding calcium homeostasis endoplasmic reticulum protein isoform X3 → MDVQPPGDASLRNIIDKLAEFVARNGPEFEAITKQKQQNNPKFEFLYGGEFASYYQFRVAAEQALLKQQNNYMQHPPHMQQHQPPAHYAPPNQQQQHPPENAQDNMQQQQQPPYMWPPNAGQGPPNNPQGNGNPITLNLSSQLDAVNMQQKTLREQIKQSEANLSAQHTALMTQKTKQIEEAIATAQTTQLEQLAQEQGIVLRDFDAVLQPIIESCTKDSISAGKNWILQHSTDSAKINVVLQYLLKKALVNGSTFQQKLHLIYLVNDILHHCMRKNINDLKNSLENVVIPMFCSADLIASHDQRQKLAKLLSLWESKAKFFDACVISKLQSPDSSMQEYKTNLQNTHHEIASKFTQNTKATLDNYQKQHQIFIQHASQQIAQLEQQKQQLEQQLMVAQKSQQPPHMHHQQQIPGGPPQKNIPSLMAQRIAMPGGNHNQMGDPSAQHDQYPGGNYHQQQHPQQQQGNPFADPRGPNFFIPDMSKPPPGFSGPMNPHHQGPLGHQQHPNQQQQQPQGPFSQGGNNEPPVDLGVLNAAIQAVMQMQHQQQLHPDDPQSQQLQQQQHQQQLPQQQQQQQPPQMQQQHQQMAAYPTNLRPGQPGQQHKMEDGHQPDKGDEGGADPVPIGEPQIPTAPYYDLPAGLMVPLIRLEDYNYKALDPADIRLPPPAPQNERLTNALNAFYAAPAHDHPRDNEGWEKLGLYEYYKVKNAARKQKEEEIKSGTREKSRSPSPIVLEKIEPKKPKKRCYRSKSRSRSRSKTPPHRDRSRSRSRSRSRSLERSLTPPPPTPRNRPVGGGGSHRKTTNRSPRNEKDNSNANANSNQENRAERTNNSSNNNGNNTSRRVERDRSPTPPSFLGGGIPKLPEFLDESNKGHQMLKKMGWAGTGTGLGSKSQGIDKPIAGGEVRDRRDMYKGVGINMNDPFESFRKNKGAAFAHRMRARDDKS, encoded by the exons ATGGACGTGCAACCGCCTGGAG ATGCCAGTTTACGCAATATTATTGACAAACTGGCAGAGTTTGTGGCCAGAAATGGACCAGAATTCGAGGCCATTACCAAGCAAAAGCAGCAGAATAACCCAAAGTTTGAATTCCTTTACGGTGGCGAGTTCGCCAGTTACTATCAATTCCGGGTGGCTGCAGAACAAGCAT TGTtgaaacaacaaaacaacTACATGCAACATCCGCCTCACATGCAACAACATCAACCGCCTGCCCATTATGCGCCGCCCaatcaacagcaacagcacccGCCAGAAAATGCACAGGACAacatgcagcagcagcaacaaccgcCATATATGTGGCCACCTAATGCTGGACAAGGACCTCCAAACAACCCGCAAGGCAATGGCAATCCCATCACACTGAACCTATCCTCTCAACTGGATGCCGTCAATATGCAGCAGAAGACGTTGCGGGAACAAATAAAGCAATCCGAAGCGAACCTCTCAGCTCAGCACACG GCCCTGATGACCCAAAAGACGAAGCAGATCGAGGAGGCGATTGCGACAGCTCAGACGACTCAATTGGAGCAGTTGGCCCAGGAGCAGGGCATCGTGCTGAGGGACTTTGACGCCGTGCTGCAGCCTATCATCGAGTCCTGCACCAAGGATAGCATCTCAGCAG GCAAGAACTGGATTTTACAGCATTCAACCGACAGCGCAAAAATCAATGTCGTTTTACAATATCTTTTAAAGAA ggctTTGGTCAATGGTTCCACGTTTCAGCAAAAATTGCATCTTATATATTTAGTTAATGATATCCTCCATCATTG CATGCGCAAGAACATCAATGACTTGAAGAACAGCCTCGAGAATGTGGTCATTCCGATGTTCTGCAGCGCGGATTTGA TTGCCAGCCACGACCAACGCCAAAAGTTAGCCAAGCTGCTGTCTTTATGGGAGTCCAAGGCCAAGTTCTTCGATGCCTGTGTCATTTCAAAGCTGCAATCGCCAGACTCCTCCATGCAAGAGTACAAGACGAATTTACAAAACACTCATCATGAAATAGCATCCAAATTCACCCAAAACACCAAGGCCACTTTGGACAA CTACCAAAAACAacatcaaatatttattcagcATGCCAGCCAACAGATTGCCCAGCTTGAgcaacagaagcagcagcTTGAACAGCAACTAATGGTGGCACAAAAATCCCAGCAGCCGCCGCACatgcaccaccagcagcagatcCCCGGTGGTCCGCCACAGAAGAACATACCCTCGCTGATGGCCCAGCGGATAGCGATGCCAGGTGGCAACCACAACCAGATGGGCGATCCCTCAGCACAACATGACCAGTATCCTGGAGGTAACtaccatcagcagcagcacccaCAACAGCAGCAAGGCAATCCCTTTGCAGATCCGCGTGGGCCGAACTTTTTCATTCCGGATATGTCCAAGCCACCGCCAGGCTTCTCGGGTCCCATGAATCCGCACCATCAGGGGCCATTAGGCCACCAGCAGCATCCcaatcagcagcagcagcaaccacaGGGTCCATTTTCTCAGGGAGGTAACAACGAACCTCCCGTGGATCTGGGCGTACTCAATGCCGCCATTCAGGCAGTGATGCAGatgcagcaccagcaacaactCCATCCCGATGACCCACAATCCCAgcagttgcagcagcaacagcatcagcaacagcttccccaacaacaacagcaacagcagccgccgcagatgcagcagcagcatcagcaaatGGCTGCCTATCCAACGAACCTTCGACCTGGTCAACCAG GTCAACAACACAAAATGGAAGATGGCCACCAGCCGGACAAGGGAGATGAAGGTGGAGCAGATCCTGTCCCGATTGGAGAGCCACAGATACCTACAGCGCCTTACTACGACTTGCCAGCGGGCCTGATGGTGCCACTTATCCGGCTGGAAGATTACAATTACAAAGCACTAGATCCTGCCGACATAAGACTGCCACCGCCGGCGCCGCAAAATGAGCGCTTGACCAATGCATTGAATGCCTTTTACGCCGCACCCGCCCATGACCATCCTAGGGATAA TGAGGGTTGGGAGAAGTTGGGTCTCTATGAGTACTACAAGGTGAAGAATGCGGCCCGCAAACAAAAGGAGGAGGAAATAAAAAGTGGCACAAGGGAAAAGTCGCGATCCCCCAGCCCCATAGTCCTCGAGAAAATAGAACCCAAAAAGCCCAAGAAGCGATGCTATCG ATCCAAGAGTCGAAGTCGTTCCCGTTCCAAAACACCGCCACATCGCGACCGATCGCGTTCCCGCTCCAGATCGCGGTCTCGTTCTCTGGAACGCTCCTTAACACCTCCACCACCGACGCCACGAAATAGGCCTGTTGGCGGCGGTGGCAGCCATCGGAAAACCACAAACCGATCGCCTCGCAATGAAAAGGATAACAGCAATGCCAACGCCAACAGCAACCAGGAGAATCGTGCCGAGAGAACCAataacagcagcaacaacaatggaaACAATACCTCAAGACGAGTGGAGCGCGACAGATCTCCAACGCCTCCGAgcttttt GGGAGGAGGTATCCCCAAATTACCTGAATTCCTTGATGAGTCCAACAAGGGCCATCAAATGCTCAAAAAAATGGGTTGGGCCGGTACTGGAACTGGACTGGGATCAAAGAGTCAGGGCATTGATAAGCCCATTGCGGGCGGAGAGGTGCGTGATCGTCGCGACATGTACAAG GGCGTGGGCATCAACATGAACGATCCCTTCGAGAGCTTCCGCAAAAACAAGGGCGCTGCATTTGCCCACCGCATGCGGGCAAGGGACGACAAAAGTTAG
- the scaf6 gene encoding calcium homeostasis endoplasmic reticulum protein isoform X4 → MRKNINDLKNSLENVVIPMFCSADLIASHDQRQKLAKLLSLWESKAKFFDACVISKLQSPDSSMQEYKTNLQNTHHEIASKFTQNTKATLDNYQKQHQIFIQHASQQIAQLEQQKQQLEQQLMVAQKSQQPPHMHHQQQIPGGPPQKNIPSLMAQRIAMPGGNHNQMGDPSAQHDQYPGGNYHQQQHPQQQQGNPFADPRGPNFFIPDMSKPPPGFSGPMNPHHQGPLGHQQHPNQQQQQPQGPFSQGGNNEPPVDLGVLNAAIQAVMQMQHQQQLHPDDPQSQQLQQQQHQQQLPQQQQQQQPPQMQQQHQQMAAYPTNLRPGQPGNVDDAVDLDVLNAAIRAVISNNTGDPGQQHKMEDGHQPDKGDEGGADPVPIGEPQIPTAPYYDLPAGLMVPLIRLEDYNYKALDPADIRLPPPAPQNERLTNALNAFYAAPAHDHPRDNEGWEKLGLYEYYKVKNAARKQKEEEIKSGTREKSRSPSPIVLEKIEPKKPKKRCYRSKSRSRSRSKTPPHRDRSRSRSRSRSRSLERSLTPPPPTPRNRPVGGGGSHRKTTNRSPRNEKDNSNANANSNQENRAERTNNSSNNNGNNTSRRVERDRSPTPPSFLGGGIPKLPEFLDESNKGHQMLKKMGWAGTGTGLGSKSQGIDKPIAGGEVRDRRDMYKGVGINMNDPFESFRKNKGAAFAHRMRARDDKS, encoded by the exons ATGCGCAAGAACATCAATGACTTGAAGAACAGCCTCGAGAATGTGGTCATTCCGATGTTCTGCAGCGCGGATTTGA TTGCCAGCCACGACCAACGCCAAAAGTTAGCCAAGCTGCTGTCTTTATGGGAGTCCAAGGCCAAGTTCTTCGATGCCTGTGTCATTTCAAAGCTGCAATCGCCAGACTCCTCCATGCAAGAGTACAAGACGAATTTACAAAACACTCATCATGAAATAGCATCCAAATTCACCCAAAACACCAAGGCCACTTTGGACAA CTACCAAAAACAacatcaaatatttattcagcATGCCAGCCAACAGATTGCCCAGCTTGAgcaacagaagcagcagcTTGAACAGCAACTAATGGTGGCACAAAAATCCCAGCAGCCGCCGCACatgcaccaccagcagcagatcCCCGGTGGTCCGCCACAGAAGAACATACCCTCGCTGATGGCCCAGCGGATAGCGATGCCAGGTGGCAACCACAACCAGATGGGCGATCCCTCAGCACAACATGACCAGTATCCTGGAGGTAACtaccatcagcagcagcacccaCAACAGCAGCAAGGCAATCCCTTTGCAGATCCGCGTGGGCCGAACTTTTTCATTCCGGATATGTCCAAGCCACCGCCAGGCTTCTCGGGTCCCATGAATCCGCACCATCAGGGGCCATTAGGCCACCAGCAGCATCCcaatcagcagcagcagcaaccacaGGGTCCATTTTCTCAGGGAGGTAACAACGAACCTCCCGTGGATCTGGGCGTACTCAATGCCGCCATTCAGGCAGTGATGCAGatgcagcaccagcaacaactCCATCCCGATGACCCACAATCCCAgcagttgcagcagcaacagcatcagcaacagcttccccaacaacaacagcaacagcagccgccgcagatgcagcagcagcatcagcaaatGGCTGCCTATCCAACGAACCTTCGACCTGGTCAACCAGGTAATGTTGATGATGCAGTGGACTTGGATGTTCTAAACGCAGCCATTAGAGCAGTCATATCTAATAACACTGGTGATCCAGGTCAACAACACAAAATGGAAGATGGCCACCAGCCGGACAAGGGAGATGAAGGTGGAGCAGATCCTGTCCCGATTGGAGAGCCACAGATACCTACAGCGCCTTACTACGACTTGCCAGCGGGCCTGATGGTGCCACTTATCCGGCTGGAAGATTACAATTACAAAGCACTAGATCCTGCCGACATAAGACTGCCACCGCCGGCGCCGCAAAATGAGCGCTTGACCAATGCATTGAATGCCTTTTACGCCGCACCCGCCCATGACCATCCTAGGGATAA TGAGGGTTGGGAGAAGTTGGGTCTCTATGAGTACTACAAGGTGAAGAATGCGGCCCGCAAACAAAAGGAGGAGGAAATAAAAAGTGGCACAAGGGAAAAGTCGCGATCCCCCAGCCCCATAGTCCTCGAGAAAATAGAACCCAAAAAGCCCAAGAAGCGATGCTATCG ATCCAAGAGTCGAAGTCGTTCCCGTTCCAAAACACCGCCACATCGCGACCGATCGCGTTCCCGCTCCAGATCGCGGTCTCGTTCTCTGGAACGCTCCTTAACACCTCCACCACCGACGCCACGAAATAGGCCTGTTGGCGGCGGTGGCAGCCATCGGAAAACCACAAACCGATCGCCTCGCAATGAAAAGGATAACAGCAATGCCAACGCCAACAGCAACCAGGAGAATCGTGCCGAGAGAACCAataacagcagcaacaacaatggaaACAATACCTCAAGACGAGTGGAGCGCGACAGATCTCCAACGCCTCCGAgcttttt GGGAGGAGGTATCCCCAAATTACCTGAATTCCTTGATGAGTCCAACAAGGGCCATCAAATGCTCAAAAAAATGGGTTGGGCCGGTACTGGAACTGGACTGGGATCAAAGAGTCAGGGCATTGATAAGCCCATTGCGGGCGGAGAGGTGCGTGATCGTCGCGACATGTACAAG GGCGTGGGCATCAACATGAACGATCCCTTCGAGAGCTTCCGCAAAAACAAGGGCGCTGCATTTGCCCACCGCATGCGGGCAAGGGACGACAAAAGTTAG
- the scaf6 gene encoding calcium homeostasis endoplasmic reticulum protein isoform X1, with translation MDVQPPGDASLRNIIDKLAEFVARNGPEFEAITKQKQQNNPKFEFLYGGEFASYYQFRVAAEQALLKQQNNYMQHPPHMQQHQPPAHYAPPNQQQQHPPENAQDNMQQQQQPPYMWPPNAGQGPPNNPQGNGNPITLNLSSQLDAVNMQQKTLREQIKQSEANLSAQHTALMTQKTKQIEEAIATAQTTQLEQLAQEQGIVLRDFDAVLQPIIESCTKDSISAGKNWILQHSTDSAKINVVLQYLLKKALVNGSTFQQKLHLIYLVNDILHHCMRKNINDLKNSLENVVIPMFCSADLIASHDQRQKLAKLLSLWESKAKFFDACVISKLQSPDSSMQEYKTNLQNTHHEIASKFTQNTKATLDNYQKQHQIFIQHASQQIAQLEQQKQQLEQQLMVAQKSQQPPHMHHQQQIPGGPPQKNIPSLMAQRIAMPGGNHNQMGDPSAQHDQYPGGNYHQQQHPQQQQGNPFADPRGPNFFIPDMSKPPPGFSGPMNPHHQGPLGHQQHPNQQQQQPQGPFSQGGNNEPPVDLGVLNAAIQAVMQMQHQQQLHPDDPQSQQLQQQQHQQQLPQQQQQQQPPQMQQQHQQMAAYPTNLRPGQPGNVDDAVDLDVLNAAIRAVISNNTGDPGQQHKMEDGHQPDKGDEGGADPVPIGEPQIPTAPYYDLPAGLMVPLIRLEDYNYKALDPADIRLPPPAPQNERLTNALNAFYAAPAHDHPRDNEGWEKLGLYEYYKVKNAARKQKEEEIKSGTREKSRSPSPIVLEKIEPKKPKKRCYRSKSRSRSRSKTPPHRDRSRSRSRSRSRSLERSLTPPPPTPRNRPVGGGGSHRKTTNRSPRNEKDNSNANANSNQENRAERTNNSSNNNGNNTSRRVERDRSPTPPSFLGGGIPKLPEFLDESNKGHQMLKKMGWAGTGTGLGSKSQGIDKPIAGGEVRDRRDMYKGVGINMNDPFESFRKNKGAAFAHRMRARDDKS, from the exons ATGGACGTGCAACCGCCTGGAG ATGCCAGTTTACGCAATATTATTGACAAACTGGCAGAGTTTGTGGCCAGAAATGGACCAGAATTCGAGGCCATTACCAAGCAAAAGCAGCAGAATAACCCAAAGTTTGAATTCCTTTACGGTGGCGAGTTCGCCAGTTACTATCAATTCCGGGTGGCTGCAGAACAAGCAT TGTtgaaacaacaaaacaacTACATGCAACATCCGCCTCACATGCAACAACATCAACCGCCTGCCCATTATGCGCCGCCCaatcaacagcaacagcacccGCCAGAAAATGCACAGGACAacatgcagcagcagcaacaaccgcCATATATGTGGCCACCTAATGCTGGACAAGGACCTCCAAACAACCCGCAAGGCAATGGCAATCCCATCACACTGAACCTATCCTCTCAACTGGATGCCGTCAATATGCAGCAGAAGACGTTGCGGGAACAAATAAAGCAATCCGAAGCGAACCTCTCAGCTCAGCACACG GCCCTGATGACCCAAAAGACGAAGCAGATCGAGGAGGCGATTGCGACAGCTCAGACGACTCAATTGGAGCAGTTGGCCCAGGAGCAGGGCATCGTGCTGAGGGACTTTGACGCCGTGCTGCAGCCTATCATCGAGTCCTGCACCAAGGATAGCATCTCAGCAG GCAAGAACTGGATTTTACAGCATTCAACCGACAGCGCAAAAATCAATGTCGTTTTACAATATCTTTTAAAGAA ggctTTGGTCAATGGTTCCACGTTTCAGCAAAAATTGCATCTTATATATTTAGTTAATGATATCCTCCATCATTG CATGCGCAAGAACATCAATGACTTGAAGAACAGCCTCGAGAATGTGGTCATTCCGATGTTCTGCAGCGCGGATTTGA TTGCCAGCCACGACCAACGCCAAAAGTTAGCCAAGCTGCTGTCTTTATGGGAGTCCAAGGCCAAGTTCTTCGATGCCTGTGTCATTTCAAAGCTGCAATCGCCAGACTCCTCCATGCAAGAGTACAAGACGAATTTACAAAACACTCATCATGAAATAGCATCCAAATTCACCCAAAACACCAAGGCCACTTTGGACAA CTACCAAAAACAacatcaaatatttattcagcATGCCAGCCAACAGATTGCCCAGCTTGAgcaacagaagcagcagcTTGAACAGCAACTAATGGTGGCACAAAAATCCCAGCAGCCGCCGCACatgcaccaccagcagcagatcCCCGGTGGTCCGCCACAGAAGAACATACCCTCGCTGATGGCCCAGCGGATAGCGATGCCAGGTGGCAACCACAACCAGATGGGCGATCCCTCAGCACAACATGACCAGTATCCTGGAGGTAACtaccatcagcagcagcacccaCAACAGCAGCAAGGCAATCCCTTTGCAGATCCGCGTGGGCCGAACTTTTTCATTCCGGATATGTCCAAGCCACCGCCAGGCTTCTCGGGTCCCATGAATCCGCACCATCAGGGGCCATTAGGCCACCAGCAGCATCCcaatcagcagcagcagcaaccacaGGGTCCATTTTCTCAGGGAGGTAACAACGAACCTCCCGTGGATCTGGGCGTACTCAATGCCGCCATTCAGGCAGTGATGCAGatgcagcaccagcaacaactCCATCCCGATGACCCACAATCCCAgcagttgcagcagcaacagcatcagcaacagcttccccaacaacaacagcaacagcagccgccgcagatgcagcagcagcatcagcaaatGGCTGCCTATCCAACGAACCTTCGACCTGGTCAACCAGGTAATGTTGATGATGCAGTGGACTTGGATGTTCTAAACGCAGCCATTAGAGCAGTCATATCTAATAACACTGGTGATCCAGGTCAACAACACAAAATGGAAGATGGCCACCAGCCGGACAAGGGAGATGAAGGTGGAGCAGATCCTGTCCCGATTGGAGAGCCACAGATACCTACAGCGCCTTACTACGACTTGCCAGCGGGCCTGATGGTGCCACTTATCCGGCTGGAAGATTACAATTACAAAGCACTAGATCCTGCCGACATAAGACTGCCACCGCCGGCGCCGCAAAATGAGCGCTTGACCAATGCATTGAATGCCTTTTACGCCGCACCCGCCCATGACCATCCTAGGGATAA TGAGGGTTGGGAGAAGTTGGGTCTCTATGAGTACTACAAGGTGAAGAATGCGGCCCGCAAACAAAAGGAGGAGGAAATAAAAAGTGGCACAAGGGAAAAGTCGCGATCCCCCAGCCCCATAGTCCTCGAGAAAATAGAACCCAAAAAGCCCAAGAAGCGATGCTATCG ATCCAAGAGTCGAAGTCGTTCCCGTTCCAAAACACCGCCACATCGCGACCGATCGCGTTCCCGCTCCAGATCGCGGTCTCGTTCTCTGGAACGCTCCTTAACACCTCCACCACCGACGCCACGAAATAGGCCTGTTGGCGGCGGTGGCAGCCATCGGAAAACCACAAACCGATCGCCTCGCAATGAAAAGGATAACAGCAATGCCAACGCCAACAGCAACCAGGAGAATCGTGCCGAGAGAACCAataacagcagcaacaacaatggaaACAATACCTCAAGACGAGTGGAGCGCGACAGATCTCCAACGCCTCCGAgcttttt GGGAGGAGGTATCCCCAAATTACCTGAATTCCTTGATGAGTCCAACAAGGGCCATCAAATGCTCAAAAAAATGGGTTGGGCCGGTACTGGAACTGGACTGGGATCAAAGAGTCAGGGCATTGATAAGCCCATTGCGGGCGGAGAGGTGCGTGATCGTCGCGACATGTACAAG GGCGTGGGCATCAACATGAACGATCCCTTCGAGAGCTTCCGCAAAAACAAGGGCGCTGCATTTGCCCACCGCATGCGGGCAAGGGACGACAAAAGTTAG